From a region of the Vicingus serpentipes genome:
- a CDS encoding RNA polymerase sigma factor, translating into MTTSEKNKLFADWVAQYTDKMYSWAYHKTSNKELAEDLVQETFLSAFKAIDGFNFDSQPKTWLFRILNNKIIDYYRKKARSIESPTEDEMLSRKATDNLFDSKEHWNTTTTFGSWEEEEHLLDNLDFNNVLANCISKLPVKWRGAIESKYQSDKSAAEICKELNITSSNYWQLIHRAKLQLKICLEQNWTN; encoded by the coding sequence TTGACTACATCAGAAAAAAATAAATTGTTTGCTGATTGGGTTGCTCAATACACTGATAAAATGTATTCTTGGGCTTACCACAAAACATCAAATAAAGAATTAGCTGAAGATTTAGTTCAAGAAACTTTTTTGTCTGCTTTTAAAGCTATTGATGGTTTTAATTTTGACAGTCAACCAAAAACATGGTTGTTTAGAATTTTAAACAACAAAATAATTGACTATTACCGTAAAAAAGCAAGAAGCATAGAAAGTCCAACTGAAGACGAAATGTTAAGCAGAAAAGCAACAGACAATTTGTTTGATAGTAAAGAACATTGGAATACAACCACAACTTTTGGAAGTTGGGAGGAAGAGGAACATTTATTAGATAACCTAGATTTTAATAATGTTTTGGCAAACTGCATTAGTAAATTACCTGTGAAATGGAGAGGAGCAATTGAGTCGAAATACCAATCGGATAAAAGTGCAGCTGAAATTTGTAAGGAATTAAATATTACTTCGTCTAACTATTGGCAGCTTATTCATAGAGCAAAATTGCAACTGAAAATTTGCCTTGAACAAAATTGGACAAATTAA
- the hflX gene encoding GTPase HflX produces MKGNLHITNEAVVEKAILVGVITQNQNETQLKEYLDELSFLAETAGAIEVKRFTQKVTHPDPKTFVGKGKLEEILNYIQENEVHVIIFDDELSPSQARNIEKVIEIKVLDRSSLILDIFASRAQTSNARTQVELAQCQYLLPRLTRMWTHLERQKGGIGLRGPGETQIETDRRIILNKIALLKEKLKTIDKQKSTQRKKRLQMVRVSLVGYTNVGKSTMMNMLSKSEVFAENKLFATLDTTIRKVVIENLPFLLTDTVGFIRKLPHHLIESFKSTLDEVKDSDVLVHVVDISHSNFEDQIQVVNETLADLEALDKPTIMVFNKIDAFTYEKKDEDDLTPETRENYSLDDLKKMWMSKSNHPTVYISATNKLNIEELKSVLYEEIKSVHLRMYPHQLLY; encoded by the coding sequence ATGAAAGGTAACTTACATATTACAAACGAAGCGGTAGTTGAAAAAGCAATACTAGTTGGTGTTATTACACAAAACCAAAACGAGACTCAGTTAAAAGAATATTTGGATGAATTATCATTTTTAGCTGAAACGGCTGGTGCAATTGAAGTAAAACGATTTACACAAAAAGTAACACATCCTGATCCGAAAACATTTGTTGGAAAAGGAAAACTTGAGGAAATTTTAAATTACATTCAAGAAAACGAAGTACATGTTATCATTTTTGATGATGAACTATCTCCTTCACAAGCAAGGAATATTGAAAAAGTAATAGAAATTAAAGTGCTTGATAGAAGTAGTTTAATTCTAGATATTTTTGCTAGTAGAGCACAAACTTCTAATGCTAGAACTCAAGTTGAATTAGCTCAATGTCAGTATTTATTGCCTCGTTTAACAAGAATGTGGACTCACTTAGAAAGACAAAAAGGTGGGATTGGGTTACGTGGTCCAGGGGAAACACAAATTGAAACAGATAGACGTATTATTTTAAATAAAATCGCTTTACTTAAAGAAAAATTAAAGACGATAGATAAGCAAAAATCAACCCAACGTAAGAAACGTTTACAAATGGTTCGAGTATCATTAGTTGGTTATACCAATGTTGGTAAATCAACAATGATGAATATGCTAAGCAAATCGGAAGTATTTGCTGAAAACAAACTTTTTGCAACACTTGACACCACAATCAGAAAAGTAGTTATTGAAAATTTACCTTTTTTGCTAACTGATACTGTTGGGTTTATCAGAAAATTACCTCACCATTTAATTGAATCATTTAAATCTACTTTAGATGAAGTAAAAGATTCAGATGTTTTAGTTCATGTGGTTGATATTTCTCATTCTAATTTTGAAGATCAAATTCAAGTTGTAAATGAAACTCTTGCAGATTTAGAAGCGCTAGATAAACCCACAATTATGGTTTTTAACAAAATTGATGCTTTTACCTACGAGAAAAAAGATGAAGATGATTTAACCCCTGAAACAAGGGAAAACTACTCATTAGATGACCTTAAAAAAATGTGGATGAGTAAAAGTAATCATCCAACAGTTTACATTTCGGCAACTAATAAACTTAATATTGAAGAATTAAAATCAGTTCTTTACGAAGAGATTAAAAGTGTGCACTTAAGAATGTATCCTCATCAATTATTGTATTAA
- a CDS encoding amidohydrolase family protein → MKKFFLTVFVVCSFLANAQETFITNGSKNNIHNYYAFKNATIFKDYQTKINKGVLLIKDGKVVEIGEEGKVKIPKNAIVYDLDGKFIYPSLIDLYSDYGIPVAEKSKKPNFGPQFESNRKGAYNWNEAIHPEVESGMLFTVNNKKAEELRNLGFGVVLTHQQDGIMRGTSALVTLADDIANQVMLKDKVAMQLSFNKGTSTQDYPGSLMGSIALIRQTYYDVDWYFNNKNLPEYNISLAKIVDNWELPSIFDTQDKLDILRADLIGDEFEMQYIFKGNGDEYQRINEIKATKGRLILPINFPEAYDVTDPYNAMVVPFKDIKEWELAPYNLGVVEKNKIDFAITTADLKDKKVFWNNLRKAIENGLSEESALKALTYSPAEFIKMNDQVGSLNKDMWANFIITSENLFSEKNIIYENWIKGKKYLLKDYSLVDVRGDYHLKINEKVYDLNIKGEKEKPAGTIEIVTLSDTAKADTSSVKVNLSLQANNITISFNPNDDLDSATIRLSGYVNHNAVVWEGKGQLSNGDWISWSAIKGEHHKEEKNEKEEKIDSTASDSLIIPNIYYPNMAYGLDSIPKAETLIIKNVTVWTNEDEGILKNTDVLLKDGKISQIGKNLAIEGAIIVDGSGKHLTAGIIDEHSHIAISRGVNECTQAVTAEVSIADVVDCDDINIYRQLAGGVVASQLLHGSCNPIGGQSALIKLKWGSSPEEMKIKETDGYIKFALGENVKQSNWGMFNRSRFPQTRMGVEQVYYDAFTRAKEYQSIWDKYAALPLKTKANTYAPRIDLEMETLNEILNKERFISCHSYQQSEINMLMHVGDSMGFTVNTFTHILEGYKVADKMKEHGAGGSTFSDWWAYKFEVNDAIPYNGAIMHEQGVLTAFNSDDAEMGRRLNQEAAKAVKYGGVSEEEAWKFVTLNPAKLLHLDDKMGSIKVGKDADVVLWSDNPLSVYATVEKTIIEGVVYFDRQMDEALQKRNREEKAAIIEKMIGVKAKGGKTQKPKAKYNRTYHCDTVGE, encoded by the coding sequence ATGAAGAAATTCTTTTTAACTGTTTTTGTAGTTTGTAGTTTCCTTGCAAATGCTCAAGAGACTTTTATTACCAATGGCTCAAAAAACAATATCCATAATTATTACGCCTTTAAAAATGCAACCATTTTTAAAGATTATCAAACTAAAATTAATAAAGGAGTTTTATTAATAAAAGATGGGAAGGTAGTAGAAATTGGAGAGGAAGGGAAAGTTAAAATTCCTAAAAACGCTATAGTTTACGATTTAGATGGAAAATTTATTTATCCTTCTTTAATTGATCTTTATTCTGATTACGGAATTCCGGTTGCCGAAAAAAGCAAAAAGCCAAACTTTGGGCCTCAGTTTGAAAGTAACAGAAAAGGAGCATATAACTGGAATGAAGCAATTCATCCGGAAGTTGAATCTGGTATGTTATTTACAGTTAACAATAAAAAGGCGGAAGAATTAAGAAACTTAGGTTTTGGGGTAGTTCTAACACATCAGCAAGATGGAATAATGAGAGGAACCTCAGCTTTGGTTACATTAGCTGATGATATTGCTAATCAAGTAATGTTAAAAGATAAAGTTGCTATGCAACTTTCATTCAATAAAGGAACTTCTACTCAAGATTACCCGGGGTCTTTAATGGGATCTATTGCATTAATTAGGCAAACTTATTATGACGTAGATTGGTATTTTAACAATAAAAATCTACCAGAATATAATATTTCATTAGCTAAAATAGTCGATAATTGGGAATTGCCTTCAATTTTTGACACCCAAGATAAGTTAGATATATTACGTGCTGATTTAATTGGTGATGAATTTGAAATGCAATACATCTTCAAAGGGAATGGAGATGAATATCAACGAATTAATGAAATTAAAGCAACAAAAGGAAGATTAATTTTGCCAATTAATTTCCCAGAAGCTTATGATGTAACTGACCCTTATAACGCAATGGTTGTTCCTTTTAAGGATATTAAAGAATGGGAGTTAGCACCATATAATTTAGGAGTAGTAGAGAAAAATAAAATTGATTTCGCAATTACGACAGCTGATTTAAAAGACAAAAAAGTATTTTGGAATAACTTAAGAAAAGCCATAGAAAATGGATTGTCCGAGGAGTCTGCTCTAAAAGCTTTAACTTATTCTCCTGCTGAATTTATAAAAATGAATGACCAAGTTGGAAGTTTGAATAAAGATATGTGGGCTAACTTTATAATCACTTCTGAAAATTTATTTAGCGAAAAAAATATTATTTACGAAAACTGGATAAAAGGTAAAAAGTACTTACTAAAAGATTATTCTTTAGTTGATGTTAGAGGTGATTATCATTTAAAAATTAATGAAAAAGTATATGATTTAAATATAAAAGGAGAAAAAGAAAAGCCTGCAGGAACTATCGAAATAGTAACCTTAAGTGATACAGCAAAAGCAGACACTTCTTCTGTGAAAGTTAACTTATCACTTCAAGCAAACAATATTACAATTAGTTTTAACCCAAATGATGATTTAGATTCAGCAACAATTAGACTTAGTGGTTATGTAAATCACAATGCTGTAGTTTGGGAAGGAAAAGGACAACTAAGTAATGGTGATTGGATTAGTTGGTCAGCAATTAAAGGAGAACACCATAAAGAAGAGAAAAATGAGAAAGAAGAAAAGATAGATTCAACTGCTTCTGACTCCTTAATCATACCAAATATTTATTATCCAAACATGGCTTATGGTTTAGATTCTATACCCAAAGCTGAAACCTTAATTATTAAAAATGTTACTGTTTGGACAAATGAAGACGAAGGAATTCTTAAAAATACTGACGTATTGTTAAAAGATGGAAAGATTAGTCAAATTGGTAAAAACTTAGCAATTGAAGGAGCCATTATTGTTGATGGATCTGGTAAACATTTAACTGCTGGAATTATTGATGAACACTCACACATTGCAATAAGTAGAGGTGTAAATGAGTGTACACAAGCTGTTACAGCTGAAGTAAGTATTGCAGATGTTGTAGATTGTGATGACATAAATATTTACAGACAACTAGCTGGAGGGGTTGTTGCTTCTCAATTGTTACATGGTTCTTGCAACCCAATTGGAGGACAATCAGCTTTAATAAAATTGAAATGGGGAAGTAGTCCAGAGGAAATGAAAATTAAAGAAACAGATGGCTACATCAAATTTGCATTAGGTGAAAACGTAAAACAATCAAACTGGGGGATGTTTAATAGAAGCCGTTTTCCACAAACAAGAATGGGAGTTGAGCAGGTTTATTATGATGCTTTTACTAGAGCAAAAGAATATCAAAGTATTTGGGATAAATACGCTGCTTTACCTTTAAAAACAAAAGCAAATACTTACGCTCCAAGAATTGATCTTGAAATGGAAACGTTAAATGAGATTTTAAATAAAGAGCGTTTTATTTCTTGTCACTCTTATCAACAATCGGAAATTAACATGCTAATGCATGTTGGAGATTCAATGGGTTTTACTGTAAATACTTTTACACATATTTTAGAAGGGTATAAAGTAGCAGATAAAATGAAAGAACATGGAGCAGGTGGCTCTACTTTTTCTGACTGGTGGGCATATAAGTTTGAAGTAAATGATGCAATCCCTTATAATGGTGCCATTATGCACGAACAAGGAGTTTTAACAGCGTTTAATTCAGATGATGCTGAGATGGGAAGAAGATTAAATCAAGAGGCTGCAAAAGCCGTAAAATACGGAGGAGTGTCAGAGGAAGAAGCATGGAAGTTTGTTACATTAAACCCTGCTAAATTATTGCATTTAGATGATAAAATGGGAAGTATAAAAGTTGGTAAAGATGCTGATGTAGTATTGTGGTCCGATAATCCATTATCGGTTTATGCAACTGTTGAAAAAACAATTATAGAAGGAGTAGTTTATTTTGATAGACAAATGGATGAAGCTTTGCAAAAAAGAAATAGAGAAGAAAAAGCTGCAATTATAGAGAAAATGATAGGTGTAAAAGCTAAAGGAGGAAAAACTCAGAAACCAAAGGCAAAATACAATAGAACTTATCATTGTGATACAGTGGGAGAGTAA
- a CDS encoding DUF4833 domain-containing protein: MKKFTLILISSLFLFSFSPKENKDDIHTNSLFKIERSMDDNQIFYELTTLIKSGLNEDNPINIYWVKNTEGGIMKPLSWIQQHYAYGLEFTSSTSQMAKFHFVSYDKKDFTLKKDVEGNFKVFTLKDKKEVIVNRIFIQIDGGSFWFPTISRVELHTTNPLTDSDEVEIIHP, from the coding sequence ATGAAAAAATTTACCCTCATATTAATTAGTTCATTGTTTTTATTCTCTTTCTCACCAAAAGAGAATAAAGACGATATTCACACAAACTCTCTTTTTAAAATAGAAAGGAGTATGGATGACAATCAAATATTTTATGAGTTAACTACTCTAATCAAAAGTGGGTTAAACGAAGATAATCCTATAAATATTTACTGGGTTAAAAATACAGAGGGAGGAATAATGAAGCCTCTTTCTTGGATTCAACAACATTATGCTTACGGTTTAGAATTCACATCTTCAACAAGTCAGATGGCTAAATTTCATTTCGTTTCATACGATAAAAAAGACTTTACGCTTAAAAAAGATGTTGAAGGAAACTTTAAAGTTTTTACCTTAAAAGATAAAAAAGAAGTAATTGTAAATCGTATTTTTATACAAATTGATGGAGGATCTTTTTGGTTTCCGACAATTTCAAGAGTTGAACTTCACACAACTAATCCTTTAACGGATAGTGATGAAGTTGAAATTATTCATCCATAA
- a CDS encoding NRDE family protein — MCTVTFFPIENGYVLTSSRDEKKHRPTLPPQSYSINGEDLIFPKDEEAGGTWIVTDKSNRTVCLLNGAFENHIKQAHHTKSRGLIVLESFSFLNFPEFASKVELENVEPFTLLLIDNNSALNFTELRWDGIQKHICEIDVTVPKIWSSATLYSKEIRKQRENWFEQLLKINTKLTAQELLNFHLSKHDNGSINDLVMERENGLQTISVSQIIENKAKKQFYYKDLTAQEEHTILISEKQFT; from the coding sequence ATGTGCACAGTAACATTTTTTCCAATAGAAAACGGTTATGTTTTAACGTCGAGTAGAGATGAAAAAAAGCATCGACCAACTTTACCTCCACAGTCATATTCAATAAATGGAGAAGATTTAATTTTTCCTAAAGATGAAGAAGCCGGAGGAACTTGGATTGTAACTGACAAAAGCAACAGAACTGTTTGTTTATTGAATGGAGCTTTTGAAAATCATATTAAACAAGCACATCACACTAAAAGTAGGGGGTTAATTGTGTTGGAGAGTTTTAGTTTTTTGAACTTTCCTGAATTTGCGAGTAAAGTGGAATTAGAAAACGTAGAGCCATTTACGTTGTTATTAATTGATAACAATTCAGCATTGAATTTTACCGAATTAAGATGGGATGGAATACAAAAACACATATGCGAAATTGATGTAACTGTTCCAAAAATATGGTCGTCGGCAACACTTTACAGTAAAGAAATAAGAAAACAGCGAGAAAATTGGTTTGAGCAATTATTAAAGATAAACACAAAACTTACCGCACAAGAGCTGTTGAATTTCCATTTGTCTAAACATGATAATGGTTCAATTAACGATTTGGTAATGGAACGTGAAAATGGATTACAAACCATTAGTGTTTCTCAAATAATTGAGAATAAAGCAAAAAAGCAGTTTTATTATAAGGATTTAACCGCTCAGGAGGAGCATACTATTTTAATTAGTGAAAAACAGTTCACATAA
- a CDS encoding amidohydrolase family protein, whose translation MKNIFLILLIGAFFGAKAQVETPASPQTKSILLMNGFAHLGNGKVIENAAIGIKDGKLTLVADARVIKLEQNAYDTVINIQGKHVYPGIIAPNSTLGLVEIDAVRATDDQREAGTYTPHVRSIIAYNTESKITTTVRSNGVLMGQITPRGNYISGTSSIVQFDAWNWEDAVYKEDDGVHLNWYAMFNRWNGKANKNYGERVEELKEFFANAQAYSKENNYEEINLRFEAMRGVFSGEQTLFIHANFVKEITEAIDFGKKFDIKKMVIVGGYDAWRVSDMLKDNNVAVILRRVHELPIHEDDDVYLPYKLPKLLFDAGVLFCLENSGDMETMGTRNLPFYAGTAAAYGIEKEEALKLITLNTAKILGIDSTTGSLESGKDATLFISTGDALDVRTNNVIAAFIQGRLIDVDNHQKKLYRKYSEKYKN comes from the coding sequence ATGAAAAATATATTTTTAATACTATTAATTGGAGCATTTTTTGGTGCCAAAGCTCAAGTTGAAACACCTGCATCACCTCAAACTAAGTCTATTCTTTTAATGAATGGATTTGCTCATTTAGGAAATGGTAAAGTAATAGAAAATGCTGCAATTGGGATTAAAGATGGCAAGCTAACGTTAGTGGCTGATGCTAGGGTTATTAAGCTTGAACAAAATGCTTATGACACAGTTATTAATATTCAAGGCAAACATGTTTACCCAGGTATTATAGCACCAAATTCTACTTTAGGTTTGGTAGAAATAGATGCAGTAAGAGCTACCGATGATCAGAGAGAAGCGGGAACTTACACTCCTCATGTTCGTTCAATTATTGCTTACAATACGGAATCGAAAATTACAACCACAGTTCGTTCAAATGGTGTGTTAATGGGACAAATTACCCCAAGAGGAAATTATATTTCTGGAACATCTTCAATTGTTCAGTTTGATGCTTGGAATTGGGAAGATGCTGTTTACAAAGAAGATGATGGAGTTCATTTAAATTGGTACGCCATGTTTAATAGATGGAATGGCAAAGCCAATAAAAATTATGGAGAACGAGTAGAAGAGTTAAAAGAGTTTTTTGCGAATGCACAGGCTTATAGTAAGGAAAATAATTATGAAGAAATAAATTTAAGATTTGAAGCAATGAGAGGCGTTTTTTCTGGAGAACAAACACTTTTTATTCATGCAAATTTTGTGAAAGAGATAACTGAAGCTATTGATTTCGGAAAAAAATTCGATATTAAGAAAATGGTTATTGTTGGTGGATATGATGCTTGGAGAGTAAGCGATATGCTTAAGGACAATAATGTTGCAGTAATTTTAAGAAGAGTTCACGAACTTCCTATACATGAAGATGATGATGTTTATTTGCCTTACAAATTACCTAAATTACTATTTGATGCAGGAGTTTTATTTTGCTTAGAAAATTCAGGAGATATGGAAACTATGGGTACAAGAAACTTACCTTTTTATGCTGGTACTGCTGCTGCTTATGGAATAGAAAAAGAGGAAGCTTTAAAGCTAATTACATTAAATACTGCTAAAATACTAGGTATTGATTCTACAACAGGGAGTTTAGAATCAGGTAAAGATGCTACACTATTTATTTCTACTGGTGATGCGCTTGATGTAAGAACTAATAATGTAATAGCTGCATTTATTCAAGGAAGACTAATTGACGTAGATAACCACCAGAAAAAACTATACAGAAAGTATTCTGAAAAGTATAAAAACTAA
- a CDS encoding DUF6695 family protein has translation MSLKTTLLPPKLPSNLPQTAQWLAGEGAGSWFVIEPKAIDFEIKRYSPEGNLECEGLFKIFNQTAFNIETDYHFTHLSHCKTVRIIQQNITFVFERV, from the coding sequence ATGAGTTTAAAAACAACTTTACTGCCACCAAAATTGCCAAGTAATTTACCTCAAACGGCTCAATGGTTAGCTGGTGAAGGTGCTGGGTCTTGGTTTGTAATTGAGCCTAAAGCAATTGATTTTGAAATAAAGCGGTATAGTCCTGAGGGCAATTTAGAATGTGAAGGATTGTTTAAAATCTTTAATCAAACAGCATTTAACATTGAAACCGATTATCACTTTACACATTTGTCGCATTGTAAAACAGTAAGAATAATACAGCAGAATATCACCTTCGTTTTCGAAAGAGTTTAG
- a CDS encoding SDR family oxidoreductase: protein MEKKIVLITGATSGFGEATAKLFAKNGHSLIITGRRKERLDKLSNELISEFNVEVFPLCFDVQNSVEVEKAISILPEKWQNIDVLVNNAGLASGYGTIQDGDIEDWDKMINTNVKGLLYVTKNITPLLIKRGKGHIINIGSTAGKEVYLNGGVYCASKHAVDAISKGLRIDLLDHGIKVTQICPGAAETEFSEVRFHGDKEKAKNVYKGYQPMSAEDIAELIYYSATLPAHLCINDLVVTSLAQANSFYINRE, encoded by the coding sequence ATGGAAAAGAAAATTGTATTGATAACTGGAGCTACATCTGGTTTTGGAGAAGCTACGGCAAAATTATTTGCTAAAAATGGACATTCACTAATTATAACAGGACGAAGAAAAGAAAGGTTGGATAAGTTAAGTAATGAACTTATTTCTGAATTTAATGTTGAGGTTTTTCCTTTGTGTTTTGATGTGCAAAATTCTGTTGAGGTAGAAAAAGCAATTAGTATTTTACCTGAAAAATGGCAAAATATTGATGTTTTGGTAAACAATGCTGGTTTGGCAAGCGGTTACGGAACAATACAAGATGGCGATATTGAAGATTGGGATAAGATGATTAATACTAATGTAAAAGGATTGCTTTATGTAACTAAAAACATAACTCCTTTACTGATTAAAAGAGGCAAAGGGCATATTATAAACATTGGTTCAACCGCAGGTAAAGAAGTTTATTTAAATGGAGGAGTATATTGCGCCTCTAAACATGCTGTTGATGCAATTTCTAAAGGGTTAAGAATAGATTTGCTTGACCATGGAATAAAAGTAACGCAAATATGTCCTGGTGCAGCCGAAACAGAGTTTTCTGAAGTTAGGTTTCATGGCGATAAAGAAAAAGCTAAAAATGTTTACAAGGGTTACCAACCCATGAGTGCTGAAGATATTGCTGAATTAATTTATTACAGTGCAACTTTACCTGCTCATTTGTGTATTAACGATTTAGTGGTTACATCATTAGCGCAAGCAAATAGCTTTTATATTAATAGAGAATAA
- a CDS encoding cytochrome B: MYNGMLHAHSGLRWLVLIFLVIAIIKSFAGWFGKKDYNKSDNLIALLLLSFTHTQMIIGVVLYFISEKVVAIGDAMKDSVLRFWAMEHGVTMLIAIALITIGRVKSKKATESVYKFKKGAIFYTIAFILILWAGLIKPTLVGGGMF, from the coding sequence ATGTACAATGGAATGCTTCATGCACACTCAGGACTAAGATGGCTAGTATTAATCTTTTTAGTTATAGCAATTATTAAATCATTTGCTGGTTGGTTTGGTAAAAAAGACTACAATAAATCCGATAATTTAATTGCGCTGTTACTACTAAGTTTTACTCATACTCAAATGATAATTGGAGTTGTCCTTTATTTTATAAGCGAAAAAGTAGTAGCAATTGGTGATGCAATGAAAGATAGCGTATTGAGATTTTGGGCTATGGAACATGGTGTAACGATGTTAATCGCAATTGCTTTAATTACAATTGGTAGAGTAAAATCTAAAAAAGCAACTGAAAGCGTTTATAAATTTAAGAAAGGAGCTATTTTTTATACTATTGCCTTTATACTTATTTTGTGGGCTGGATTAATTAAACCAACTTTAGTTGGTGGAGGAATGTTTTAA
- a CDS encoding CoA-binding protein — protein MKRTLILGASPNPERYAYKATVMLAEHDHPVFPVGLRTGEIEGHQILVDTPVIENIDTVALYVGPQNQPMYYDYIQSQIKPKRIIFNPGTENPELIELAKNQGIETEIACTLVLLSTNQY, from the coding sequence ATGAAAAGAACCTTAATATTAGGAGCAAGCCCAAACCCAGAAAGATATGCTTATAAAGCAACTGTAATGTTAGCAGAGCATGACCACCCTGTTTTTCCAGTTGGGTTAAGAACTGGCGAAATTGAAGGTCATCAAATTTTGGTAGATACACCAGTAATTGAGAATATTGACACAGTTGCATTATATGTGGGGCCACAAAATCAGCCTATGTATTATGATTACATTCAATCTCAAATAAAACCTAAGCGAATTATTTTTAATCCTGGTACAGAGAACCCTGAATTAATAGAGTTAGCTAAAAATCAAGGCATAGAAACAGAAATAGCTTGCACACTTGTTTTGCTATCTACCAACCAATATTAA
- a CDS encoding DUF6695 family protein: protein MKNSSHNGFAIAIAWPETLCKQAGAWYDGMMSFLKISQNNYYKVGHAAIVLIPQNGEECHYFDFGRYHSPFGHGRVRDAETDHDLAIKTTPKTEGSSLINFEEILTELLNNPACHGTGKIYASYCSVNFDKAYQKAKQMQELSPFKYGPFLPKGTNCSRFVRTVVLAGKPNINYGIKLRTPYSFSPTPKTNVDALTNKLTLFPSEEMINNSVRL from the coding sequence GTGAAAAACAGTTCACATAACGGATTTGCAATTGCAATAGCATGGCCAGAAACATTGTGCAAACAAGCAGGAGCTTGGTACGATGGGATGATGAGTTTTTTAAAAATTAGCCAAAATAATTATTATAAAGTTGGGCATGCTGCTATTGTTTTAATCCCTCAAAATGGAGAAGAATGCCATTATTTTGATTTTGGGAGATATCATTCTCCATTCGGGCATGGACGGGTTAGAGATGCTGAAACCGATCATGATTTAGCAATAAAAACAACGCCAAAAACGGAGGGTAGTTCACTAATCAATTTTGAAGAAATATTAACCGAATTATTGAATAACCCTGCTTGCCATGGTACAGGAAAAATATATGCTTCTTATTGTTCTGTAAACTTTGATAAAGCTTACCAAAAAGCAAAACAAATGCAAGAGCTTAGCCCGTTTAAATATGGGCCTTTTTTACCAAAAGGCACTAATTGCTCTCGCTTTGTAAGAACAGTTGTGCTGGCAGGGAAGCCTAATATAAATTATGGAATTAAGCTAAGAACACCATATAGTTTTAGTCCAACACCAAAAACAAATGTAGACGCTTTAACCAATAAATTAACCTTATTTCCGAGTGAGGAAATGATTAATAACTCAGTTCGATTATGA
- a CDS encoding DinB family protein — protein MDHCKHNLLEIKSLLSNLNTVDYSKSLSLLSASTIGQHVRHILEFYTCLIASKNTGIVNYDNRKRNIEIETNIKFAQEQIDWIIENLMLDNTNIQFNLEGNYTTESDEIIAIPTTYQRELAYCLEHSIHHQALIKVGLKELELENVINENFGVAPATIRHKKQCAQ, from the coding sequence ATGGACCATTGCAAGCATAATTTATTAGAAATAAAATCATTATTAAGTAATTTAAATACAGTTGATTACAGTAAATCATTATCATTGTTGTCCGCTTCAACAATTGGACAACACGTTCGCCATATTTTAGAATTTTATACGTGTTTAATTGCTTCAAAAAATACAGGAATAGTTAATTACGATAACCGAAAGCGAAATATAGAAATTGAAACTAACATTAAATTTGCCCAAGAACAAATTGACTGGATTATTGAAAATTTAATGCTTGATAACACAAATATTCAATTTAACTTAGAAGGTAATTATACCACTGAATCGGACGAAATAATAGCAATACCAACTACTTACCAAAGAGAATTAGCCTATTGTTTAGAGCATAGCATTCATCACCAAGCATTAATAAAAGTTGGTTTAAAAGAATTGGAATTAGAAAATGTAATTAATGAAAATTTTGGTGTAGCTCCAGCAACGATTAGACACAAAAAACAATGTGCACAGTAA